TCGAGACGGCCGCGGAGTACTTCTACGGCAACCGCGACTACTCCAACCTGCCGCGGAAGCACAAGTTCACCATCAGCGCCTGCCCGGGCCAGTGCAACGCCCCCGAGACCCACGACGTCGCCTTGGTGGCGGCCCGCAAGGACGGCCGCGACGGCTTCGCCGTCCGCGTCGGGGGAGGGCTGTCCAACACACCGCGGCTCGCCCGTGACCTGGGGGTGTTCGTCCCGGTCGAGGACGCGATCGACGTCCTGCGCGTGGTCACCGACGCGTGGCAGCAGGACCCCAAGTACCGCATCAGCCGCGCCAAGGCCCGCATCAAGTTCATGATGGACGACCACGGGCCCGAGGGCGTGCGCAAGATGGCCGAGGAGCGTCTCGGTCGGGAACTCGAGGACTTCGATGCATCTCCCGAGCCGCGCGCCTACGACCACTTCGGTGTCCGAGCGCAGAAGCAGGACGGGCTGGTCTACGTCGGCTTCTCGGTTCCGATGGGGTGGATGACCGGCGACCAGATGATCGCGCTCGCCGACGCGGTCGAGAACGTCGGCGCCGATATCCGCCTGACGCGCCAGCAGGACTTCATCATCGGCAACGTCCCGCTTGGCCGCCTCGCCGAGCTCACCGAGCCCCTGCGGGGGATCGGCTACCCGCTCGCGCGGAACAAGGTGTACGGCAACTCGATCGCGTGCACCAGCCACAAGTTCTGCAACTACTCCGTGGCCGAGACCAAGGGCAAGCTCGGAGAGATCCTCGAGGAGCTCGAGGAGAGGTTCGGCGAGCAGGTCGAGGATCTGAAGATCTTCATGGACGGCTGCCCGCACTCCTGCGCCCACCACTGGGTCGGCGACATCGGCCTGCAGGGGACCATGACGAAGGATCCGGCCACCAACCAGCGCGTGGAGGCCTACGACGTGACCCTGCGTGGTGGGCTCGGTCACCAGGCCGCCATCGGCAAGCCGCTGATGCGGCGGGTGCAGACCGGGCAGATCACCGACGTGCTGGTCCGCCTCGTCGGCGGGTGGCTGAACGAGAAGGCGGCACGCAAC
This DNA window, taken from Actinomycetota bacterium, encodes the following:
- a CDS encoding MoaD/ThiS family protein is translated as MSSRPVSTSATRKDTDVASDVASDTEARRASRRRRRPREKPTWDLVYKRNSIEQLKREKFPLDIVEDLPQMIAMGYEAVPEEDIVRLNWWGLTHDKPKIGTFMVRIKVPGGLLEPAQLRGVGEISKQWGNNYGELTTRQGLQLHYVRLDELPAVLEAIEATGLTTVGGEGDTVRNITGCPVAGIAKDELFDVRPVIETAAEYFYGNRDYSNLPRKHKFTISACPGQCNAPETHDVALVAARKDGRDGFAVRVGGGLSNTPRLARDLGVFVPVEDAIDVLRVVTDAWQQDPKYRISRAKARIKFMMDDHGPEGVRKMAEERLGRELEDFDASPEPRAYDHFGVRAQKQDGLVYVGFSVPMGWMTGDQMIALADAVENVGADIRLTRQQDFIIGNVPLGRLAELTEPLRGIGYPLARNKVYGNSIACTSHKFCNYSVAETKGKLGEILEELEERFGEQVEDLKIFMDGCPHSCAHHWVGDIGLQGTMTKDPATNQRVEAYDVTLRGGLGHQAAIGKPLMRRVQTGQITDVLVRLVGGWLNEKAARNGSGDGYTFKDFCDERSDEDLVAIGSGELAAAEDEAAGPVWRIPGTLLELSDGADLVEVDAATVAEAMDRLRELHPRLVAEILDGERVSSAFNLYVGEDDVRALDGFDTQLEPGDELTILPALAGG